The Roseimicrobium gellanilyticum DNA segment AGTTTTTCGCTGCCTTGCCGCACGGTCACGCGAGTTGAGGGTTCGCCGAGCCCGGTTCGTTTGAAGTCATCCTTGCGCATGTCTGACTTCTTGAGCTTTTCCACCCACGTCAGCGCGGTCATGCTCTCCAGGAACTGCTTCACCAGCTCCTGATTGGCCCGGTCTTCCACAGGCTTGTTGAGGAACCAGAGACCACCGGGCTCGCGAGTGAGGCGCAGGGACAGGTCCGCGCCGACAATTTCGATGGAATCCGCATGCTGGACATCCACGGCGAAGGGACGCTTCTCCCTCGCCAGACGCTCCTGAGTGGCGGGCTGCTTTTGCTCCCAGAGGACGATGAAGGCGGCCAATCCCGCCGTCAGCACGAAAAGAAGGATGGTGGTGCGGAGCTTCATGCGCGGCGATGGCTCCAGATCAGCAGTCCCAGACCGAGCACGGCGCCGGGCATCATGATCGCGGTGACCCAGAAAATCTGCTTCCGCTGCTCCTCTGTAAGCTGGATGCGGAAGATCTGCTTCCGCTTCATGGTGATGCCGATGAGACGTTCGCGATTCATCATCCAGTTCAGACTGGCGGCGATGAAGTCCTGATGCACTCCGAGGCGGGTCATGGGATCCAGCATGGACGCGTTCCCCACCACCACCATGCGTGAGCTGTCCACACGGAGGCGTTCATCACTCACCGCTCCGCGCTCCACGCTTGCCGCCACGTATACCGGAGGCTGGGTATCGCCTTCCCCAGCCACGGGAAGGGTTTCTGTGTAGAACATTTCGCCCCAGTATTTGTCCGTCGCCTGCATGAGTGCCTTCACCTCGATGTGCTGCGCACGCAAATCCGCAGAGTCCAGCTTCAGCGCGAGGGATTGGGTCTGCCCGCTCAGGGTGGACGCGACCTCTGTGAAAGGCTGTGAGATGGGCGAGTCGGGCAGGAAGAGCGTCTGCACGGAGAATTGTTTCTTGGGTCCCGCGGGGGTGCTTTCGGCATAGAGCACACGGTCATTGCGGGGGGCCACGCCATTGTCTGCAAGGAACTTGGTCAGGTTTGGCGTGGTGCCGCTGGGCTCCAGCAGTACCAGCAATGCTGCCCGCTTCTCCTGCCAGTAGGCCTGCAGAATCTGCATCTCCTGGGCGCTGATGTCGTAACGCGCGCCGATGAGCACGACTCCCGTGGCATCCTGCGGAATCTCCTCCACCTCGGCGAGGTTCAGGGGCACCAGTTCAAAATTTTGCTGCCTGCCGAGATCTTCAAGACTCAGCCAGGCGAGTTCATTGCCACCCTCTTTCGCCGCGCCCTTGCCGGCGATGAAGTAGAACTTGCGCGTCTTTCCTTCAATGAGGCTGATGATGGCGGACGTGATGGCGTCCTCACCGCGGAAGTCCGTGCTGGGATTTTCTCTGCTGCGGTTCAGGCCGCGGATGACAATCTCCTCCTCCG contains these protein-coding regions:
- a CDS encoding DUF7088 domain-containing protein; translated protein: MASPAPTTESAPSTSKPKPLRRLSIGVNVLVQLAICLVLFGLVNYLSYRHYWRFDLTPSKDYTLSEATTGYIKELKKDVELTVVFTRDSPIMTDVHTLVEEYRRAKKVRVKVDVVDPARDVERAEELKLKHGLPLKGNGVLVRANNRTRFITEEEIVIRGLNRSRENPSTDFRGEDAITSAIISLIEGKTRKFYFIAGKGAAKEGGNELAWLSLEDLGRQQNFELVPLNLAEVEEIPQDATGVVLIGARYDISAQEMQILQAYWQEKRAALLVLLEPSGTTPNLTKFLADNGVAPRNDRVLYAESTPAGPKKQFSVQTLFLPDSPISQPFTEVASTLSGQTQSLALKLDSADLRAQHIEVKALMQATDKYWGEMFYTETLPVAGEGDTQPPVYVAASVERGAVSDERLRVDSSRMVVVGNASMLDPMTRLGVHQDFIAASLNWMMNRERLIGITMKRKQIFRIQLTEEQRKQIFWVTAIMMPGAVLGLGLLIWSHRRA